ATACGCTCTACAACACAGATTGGGCTTGGAACAAAAGGAGCAATAAACAATTCTTTTCAACTCTCAATTTAGATTAAGAAACATAGCCGTCTTGCTTGGATCGGGGTCGCTTAGCTTCACCGCATTTAACGCAACTTTGCGCGCACAGTTCAAGATATTTAGCTTCGTCACCTGAACCGATGGCTTCGGCTGCTTTTTGACATAGTTCGCTTGGTTCACTGCACCCGTCTTCTTTGCATAAGCTTGAAATGTAGGTGCAGATTTCTTGGACATCTTCTGGTTCAAGCACCGCACGATGTGTACGTACAAGCAAGCAGAGTTCACGGGCCATAACGCAGGTTTTCACGAATTTTATGCGTTCCAAAACTTCTTTTCTCAGATTTTTTCGGCTTATCTCCACGCTTTAAAGTCTCCTACTGACAACATAGCAACAGATAACCCAAAATAACCATTCTATACTTAAAAAGTTGCTGTTATTTGCACTGTTTGGCTACTCTTAACGCATTATTTGTTTACGAAAAGTTATTAATACGTTTTTTTAACCAATTGCATCCAAAGGATGGCTAAATTGAGCAACATCAAATGGCTGATAAAAGAAAAAATTGTGTCACTTCAAAAAAACAAAAACAAGAAAACATTATACATAATCATAGCTGCAACGCTTGTGAATTTTTGCATTTTTCTTTTTGCCTTCCCAGACGCGTTTAAACTGCCAGCTGATGCCACGTTTGCAAGGGATTTTTCGGCTTATTATATTGGGGAATGGCGGCTGTTTAATAACCCAACCCAAGTGTACTATGGCGGCGGATTGCCCACTGACTACCCGATTTACCCCATGGTTCAATCCTTTAAGTATACGCCTTCTTTTCTGGTTATGTTTGCACCTTTTGTTTTGCTGAGTTATGAAAACGCGCTTGCAGCCTTTGACTTGTTAACGGTTGCGTTGATTCCTGCTTTGGCTTTTTTTGTTTACAAACTGGTAAAAGACAAAAACATCATCTTAGCCGCGGCAGTTGCCATAATTGTCCTGATAAACCCTCTACCAGCCATACAAATTAACAATACAATAAGTTATGCAGCAGGATACTATTTTGGGTACCTTTTAGGAAACGCCCACATACTGCAAGCGATTCTGTTAGTGGGCGCATTATACTTTGGGTTTGCAAAGAAACCGTGGCTGTCAGCCTTGCTCTTTACTTTCGGAGCGTTTGACCCCCGCCCCGCGTTGTTTGCGTTGCCGCTGCTTTTATGGTATAACAGGGGGGAACTGGCGAAGTTTGTTTCTGGCACTGCTGGTTTGGTTGTTTTGACTAATTTGCCCTTTTTCTTCTATTATGGCGTGGGTTTTGCGTTTTTAAGAGAAATTGGGCAGGCTCATATTGTTTCTCAATGGTACCCGTATGATTGGGTACCCATATATGCGGTTTTAGCCTTAACAATAATGGAAGTAATCACGACCCTAAACAAAAAATATCCCAACCTCAAAACTCAATTAAGGGTTTAGAGGATGGTTTCTTTTATTTTCTGGTCAACAAGCTTAGCAAGCAACAAATTTGAGACAAAAACACATTTAACATCCAATAGTTGCGCCAGTTCAGCAGGTTTTTGGTCCTCAGTCACCAAAAGCAACCCGTTCTTGCCCGCATATTCGACAACTTCACGGTCTTTAGCACCGCTTAACCCTACCTCCTGAACGGTCTTAACCTCATAGCCCAGAGTTTCAAGGTATTCTTTTAACCCTGCATACATTTCATCGAGAAGCAGTTTCATAAGTGTTTGAAAGCTGGTTCCATATTAATTTAGCTTTCTAGCTATTAGAGGGGTGTGTTTCAAGTTAGAAGCGTTTGCTAAGTGCTTTACGCTCCGCCTCAAGCACCAGTTCATAGAATTGCTCGGAAAACTTGGGCTCCTTCTCCAGCAGACCCTTCACATCAGCAATCGCCACCCGCCGAGCACTCAACGCAACCGCCGCCAACCTGCCATACTTTTCAATTAACTCCGCGGTCTGCAATGCGATTTGCCGCATTTTTTCCTCACTCTTAGCCAAGTTCTCGCCACGCTTATCAATCAAACCAGAGGCACGTTCCTCATCAATTTTAAGCATGCCTATTGCGTGAGAGCCACATCTGGGGCATTGGGGTTTGTTGGGTAGGTCTTTGATGCGTATCATCTCCATGTAATCCCAGCAAGACGTGCACACGAAATTGCCTGTCTCGTTAAGCAGTCTTGCCTTGGCGGATTCCACGAGTACGGCGCGCATACGTTCAGGCGGAATTAGGTCGGTTTTCATGCTAACCCGTTCAATGCCGACTCGGGCAACAGGGGTTGCTTCGCCATGATTGTTGATTACTTGCAGTTTTGACAGCCCAGCACGCATCCGTTTAAGCGCCATAATTGTGCCGTCTATGTCGAGGTCTTTGCTGAAAACTTCTTTTAAGCCTTCATCATAAATTGGGGTTCCTTCAAAACTGGTGACTAACTTTTGGATGCTAACGTTACTAAAATCTGCCCATTTTTTGAGCGCCCCAAACCGCCGCGCAACATGGACAACACGGCGTTTGAATAAGCCTGTTTTCACAGTGGACAACGTTAGGGTGTCTTTCACGGCTTGCTCAGAGAAGGTTTGCAGCTCCGAAAACACTTCTTTTATGCCTTCCGCGTTCATGGAGCCCATGGTTTGCACAAAAACCCGATAGGGGTCATGCTGAACCACAATACCCCTGCCCAATTTATCGCTAAGCACTTGCCCCAACAACTGCGCCAGTGCACGATTAACCAGCGAGCCGAAATTGCAGTGCACAATCACAAACTCGCCCCAGTCCTCAAACACCACCCGCTCCTCAGTAGGAACAGCCAAACCCAAATTAACCTGCTCCAAAGTTTCCGCTATAGCACGCAAAATCGTGTCTTTATCAGCAGGGTATTTTTCTGTAAGCATCATGCTGACTTCTTCAGGGCTGTGTCCAGCTTGGATTTGCTGCTCCACGAACCCGCGGATTTGAGCGACTTCTTGCGCTACGCCGAAGGGCACGGGGATTTCTTCGCCTATCCAGCTGGGGATGGAGCCTGCGGAGTCGGTTACGGGGCGCACGTATACTTTGTCTTCGGTGTTGTGCATGATTTGCCATGGGCTGCCGCGTATGATGAATTTGGTTCCGATTTTGCCGTATTCCGCCATGAATGCCTCATCTAAAACGCCTATGGCAGTGTTCATTGATTCATCGATGACGAGGAATTGTTTTTCTTCGGGAATCATGGAGAGGTTGTCAAAGTAGTATTCAAAGAGTGCCTTAGACTGGGAGGGCTTGAGTACAACTTGGTCTTCAAAAGATGCCCACGCGAGTCGAGGGAACCGTGAGTGCATGTATTTGAGGGCTTTTTCCACATCCTGCAAGGTCAAGTCCTGAAAAGGCGCGGCTTTCTGCATAAGCTCAAGAATCTGCCCAAAGCTCAGTCGCCGATTTTTAAGGAGTAAACCCGCGATTTGATTAACCA
The Candidatus Bathyarchaeota archaeon genome window above contains:
- a CDS encoding glycosyltransferase 87 family protein; translation: MSNIKWLIKEKIVSLQKNKNKKTLYIIIAATLVNFCIFLFAFPDAFKLPADATFARDFSAYYIGEWRLFNNPTQVYYGGGLPTDYPIYPMVQSFKYTPSFLVMFAPFVLLSYENALAAFDLLTVALIPALAFFVYKLVKDKNIILAAAVAIIVLINPLPAIQINNTISYAAGYYFGYLLGNAHILQAILLVGALYFGFAKKPWLSALLFTFGAFDPRPALFALPLLLWYNRGELAKFVSGTAGLVVLTNLPFFFYYGVGFAFLREIGQAHIVSQWYPYDWVPIYAVLALTIMEVITTLNKKYPNLKTQLRV
- a CDS encoding DUF5615 family PIN-like protein, which encodes MKLLLDEMYAGLKEYLETLGYEVKTVQEVGLSGAKDREVVEYAGKNGLLLVTEDQKPAELAQLLDVKCVFVSNLLLAKLVDQKIKETIL
- a CDS encoding DEAD/DEAH box helicase, with the protein product MQDASENAFDLLVKPVRRLIEQRGFRKPTEPQQKTIPKILDGKNVLVISPTATGKTEAAFLPVLSKLLQEPRTPGIKVLYLTPLRALNRDLLGRLQWWCNNLDIKLAVRHGDTEPKERTRQSRSPPDILITTPETLQAILSGWILRQHLQALRCVVIDEVHELADSKRGSQLSLALERIRDLIGRDFQMVGLSATIGSPERVAQFLVGDKRPVEIVRTPVAKLVKLQVIYPKPTEEDTRLAAKIYTHPEVAARLRIIRDFMSKRKSVLLFTNTRSVSEVLASRFKVWDIDFPISIHHGSLAKTSRIAAESGLKSGQLNGLIATSSLELGIDIGSIDFVIQYMSPRQVTRLIQRVGRAGHSYGDIAEGVIIGMDSDDTLEAMVIARRALSEELEPVEIPDKPYDVLVNQIAGLLLKNRRLSFGQILELMQKAAPFQDLTLQDVEKALKYMHSRFPRLAWASFEDQVVLKPSQSKALFEYYFDNLSMIPEEKQFLVIDESMNTAIGVLDEAFMAEYGKIGTKFIIRGSPWQIMHNTEDKVYVRPVTDSAGSIPSWIGEEIPVPFGVAQEVAQIRGFVEQQIQAGHSPEEVSMMLTEKYPADKDTILRAIAETLEQVNLGLAVPTEERVVFEDWGEFVIVHCNFGSLVNRALAQLLGQVLSDKLGRGIVVQHDPYRVFVQTMGSMNAEGIKEVFSELQTFSEQAVKDTLTLSTVKTGLFKRRVVHVARRFGALKKWADFSNVSIQKLVTSFEGTPIYDEGLKEVFSKDLDIDGTIMALKRMRAGLSKLQVINNHGEATPVARVGIERVSMKTDLIPPERMRAVLVESAKARLLNETGNFVCTSCWDYMEMIRIKDLPNKPQCPRCGSHAIGMLKIDEERASGLIDKRGENLAKSEEKMRQIALQTAELIEKYGRLAAVALSARRVAIADVKGLLEKEPKFSEQFYELVLEAERKALSKRF